The following DNA comes from Mugil cephalus isolate CIBA_MC_2020 chromosome 6, CIBA_Mcephalus_1.1, whole genome shotgun sequence.
GAGTTCAAACACAGTGAGACGCCATGAATGTCCAGCGTGTTCCCTGTGTGAATAAACCATATATTACACCCAATGTCTGGATGTCATCGTGTTTTCATGTCTACAGAGCAAAACAATACAAGTGTCCATACATACAATGAAGACAACAAAGTACAGATATCTAGAACTGGAGGTCTCTTATTAGCACATTAATGACCCTTACTGACGACATGGTGACATGTAGATTGTGAGAAATCCCTTCTGGTAAATCATCAACTGAAGCTGAGGAGGACTGCACCCCACGAGctgtaaaaaagaaaggctGCTTTAACAAAGTGACTCCACTTTGAGCTGATGAAAGCagttttgaaaatgttccatGTGCTTTCCCGTTCAATGAGCAATTAGTGGACTGAACAGGCACTACTGTTTCAGCTCAGCTCCTTTAAAAATCATGCCAGCATTCAAATACCTCTGATTGGTGCATGgcagtaaaaatattttgtcaccgattcacagaaaaaaaacatatactgaatatattttcgacaaaataaaatcataaaggCAGGTTCTGTgtgaatatttattcatttcatattaaaACAGACCAAACGAAAACCAATAAGAACTTTAAAGCATCTTACTGACCCTGTAAAATCCACTAAACATTTACATagtttaagactttttaaatgtaCGGGTTCTTAATGTGAGAGTTCCTTTTCACTTATGTTAACAAATGTCATCATGGAGCATCAGTGAAATGATCGCGCCTCCAAAATAATGTCAGTCTGAGAGCACAGTAAGTGCAAAGTCTGtattaataaatacactgaactCACGGTGCTAACTGCCGGACTCTGCTGCAGGATACACTGCCAGAGACAGTAGTGGAAATTTCCATCATGCCGGGCAAAGTCTGTCCCTGCAACTTTTCTGTCCTtgattcatgttttctgttgcattATCTAACCCCTCCCTGACAAACTGCGTACAGTCCTCTAATACGCTTGTACCTTTTTGTGTACACTGTGCTTCTCCAACAGCTCTGTCAATAAACAAAGAATAATGTAAAAGAACCAAAGCACGGTGTCCGTGCTCAAAGTCTGACAACCAAAACATGCAGGAGATCAGGTAGCTGGTGTTTTGCTCAGACTGTTGTTGTGACCTCGACTTacaaaaaaggcagaaaatgagTGGATGGACAGACACGTTTGAGATTGAGGTAGAGGTCATCGTGTTGGATCTGAATCTCCACTAGACACAAACATTAAGAAATGGCGCTGCAGACAAACTGAAGGTGTGGCTTATGTCAATTCTGAACAAAGGTGTGATACTTTTTAATCACACAGTGATTAAAAAGTTGGCCCCCATCAGCACTGGTGAGACGCTTTTgttaacattattttaaaatttgcaCGCACTTTGTGATCTATTTAATAACTAACCAGAGGGATTGAAGGAAATGGTTTCAGGGGAAGTGCACGAGGAAAGTGTTTCGATGTTACAGTGAAGGACCGGAACGTCTAGAGGAGCCACGTAAAggttttcacatttaaatccCGAAGCACCGATGGAGCGGGGACAACATCAGCTCAAATTTTTGACTTTCGCGGACTAGAACAATGAGGTTAATCTGTTTTTGCGATGGCGATAAAGTGTGGGCGTCTTTAAAAGCAACTGCAGTCTGTCAATCATTTATCGGAGCGCACCGCGCCAACATACAGTCAAACAAGGCAAAGCCTCAGCGGTTACTGTAAAACACACCATGCTTTACATTGTTGATGAAATCAGACTGACTCGCTGCCTGGTCCGTTTGTTATTACTTATATCACATAACTGGCgaactaattttaaaaaatccgATAATCTCGGTCAGGAGCTGCCAAGCGCGTCTAACGGATGATAACTGTCTCTTCATTAACTCATCAGAGCTACATGCCACATGCAGTCTCTTCCATTAATTAACTGAGCAAAcgcaaactatttatttcaagcATTTGCTGAAATAAATTAGTAACCTAAGGAGTCAAACAAGTCTATGGGATGTTTTTCTAATCGATCGTGGAGAGCACATTTCTCATTCCTgtaatggaggaggagaaaaaaaaaaaaagaaatcgtgTCATCGGTCACTGTCTCGGCAGCTATAAAAGTCGATGCTCAGACGattctcttccctcttcctAGACACAGCCGCCCAGCACACAAGGATCAAGGTAAGTCAAAGAGAGGAAGCTGACAGGCGGCCCTTGGTTTGGATGCCACTGCAGAAAACTGCAACTTGTCTTTATGCTTAGTTTGAACTAGCATGAGTTGCACACAGTTGTTTCATTGTAGAATGTCTGAAGAGAAGAGCGGGTGTGGCCCTCTCTCTGTCTAACTTTCTATTAAACATAGATATAGTTAAATAGTGTCAGTGCACAAACATCTATTTTCatgtgtatatgcatgtgtgagTTGTAAAGTGAGACAACCGAATTCAAACTTTTTAAGAGCATTTTCAGTCTCTGAATGTCACGTATATACAAAAGCAATTACTGCATACTACTACCAGTGAGATGATTTGAACAGACACTTGTATGACTGCACAGGTTGCACTCTTGCAAATGACATCCGAAGGGTCGCTTGGTTTCAGCTCACACAGCAAAATCACCTTTGGCCTTCACTTGGTTTCTAAGAACTGATTTTATGACGGGATCTGTGATTAAGGGTCACTGTACAGAAACCTGGGAGTTCAATATAAACCTTGCCTTAACTTTCTATCATGATATGTAATCATTGCCAGTGCAAGGATGCCACATTGAGGGACGCATTGTTGTACCTGTGAAGCATCTTAAATGGTTGTTCTAAAACTGAACAGTGCTCTTCTCTATCAAATGAAGCCTGTTTTGTTAGATCTTTGGAGGTGAGAGTACTAACAATTATCACTTCTCTTTGCGCTGCAGCTCCATCATGGTGCAAAGAGTCGCAGTGATCGGGGCAGGCCCCTGTGGTCTGACCAGCATGAAGGCTTGTCTGGATGAGGGCATGGTGCCAACCTGCTTTGAAAGCAGTGATGACATAGGTGGACTGTGGAAGTTCAAGGCAAGACTTTTGCTCCCCCTTTTTaagtctgatttatttatttatttttatttatttaattttttttttgaattctCAACCTCTACCATTTGAAACATCTTCTCTGCAGGAAGTGTCAGAGCCCAACAGGGCCAGCATCTACCGGTCCCTCACTATTAACATCTGGAAGGAGATGATGTGCTACAGTGACTTCCTCATTCCCGCTGATTATCCCAACTACATGCACCACTCTAAAATCTTAAAGTACTTCAGGATGTATTGCGATCACTTCAAACTGCTGCAACATATTCGCTTCCAGGTAACAAGATACAAAAGGAGAGTTTGTGGGTATTACGATATATCCATAGACTTAcctggaatatatatatatttttatgtctaGACCTCAGTGAAGAGTGTTAAACAGAGACCAGACTTTTCCAGGACTGGTCAGTGGGACGTGATCACTGAGACTAGAGATGGACAGGAAGAGAGGCACGTCTTTGATGCAGTTATCTGCTGCTCCGGTCACTTCAACTATCCCAACCTGCCACTCAAAGACTTCCCAGGTATGAATAATGTACACTACTGCCTGGTGCATGTTTGTAAGTACATACACACAGTACATATGATGACATAAGGTAAAAAGGAACGATTTGAAATTATCACTGTTGTGTTGCAGGAATTGAGACGTTTGAAGGGAAATACTTCCACAGTTGGGACTACAAGGGTCCTGAAGACATGCATGGGAAGAGAGTGGTGGTCATCGGCATCGGTAACTCTGGAGGTGATATCGCAGTGGAGGGCAGTAGAGTTGCAGAGCAGGTAGTGAATTCTTCCTGATTgcgttttttttaatcctttttaaTACCATATTAGGCCCCTCATTCCCTGTAAAAGTGTGCATTGGCTAGTGTTGTGTGTCCTCAACCCTCACTTCTTCAGTGATGAAGAACTTAATGACAGTAAAACTCATCACTGTACATTATACACAAAGGTCAACATGCCATCTCTGCCAATACGCCGTCTTAGTCCCTTAGTCCCATCATAGGTAGGTTCCCAGCCTACAtttcagaatttaaacaaagtTCATATCGTCTGATTTTATGGGTCTTGTTGTGGTCTCCATAGAACATGAGGCTACCCATACCTGCAAATGTTACAGGTAGCTTAATTTGGCTATGATATTGCACTTGAGCTTGTCtttatcttatttttgtttaattgtgttataTAGTGTATGTACTGCTTGGTCAGGTCTCTCttgaaaaacagattttatatCTCAGGGAGActaatccttaaaaaaaaaggttatcattattattatctcttGACCTGCAGGTGTATCTCAGCACTCGTAGTGGTGCCTGGGTCATCCGGCAGGTTTCTGACAACGGCCTCCCTGTGGACAAGTTCAACACGCGCTTTGTCCACATCATGTTCAAACTGCTGCCATGGTGTTTGCTCAACTGGCTTGGTGAGAAACAAGTGAACTCCATGTATGACCACACCATGTACGGCCTCAAACCCAAGCACAGGTGAGATACAGAGATGCATCTTAGTTCGTATGTTCTCATTGTGTTTATGAATGGATGTCCTCTGGACATGCAGCTTGGGTAAACTGGACACTCTAAATTGACCATATAAGGGTTTCATCAGCTGTGAAAGTAGTGTAAAGTAGTATAAGTGGTAAAAGGTAATGGGTGGATAAATGGATTTTTCACTTCTGATTGTTACACACTAATGAAGGTGCCTGGAGGTTGTATATCTGCTGAGATATGGCTGTCATTTGAATTACTCTATGATCCTGTCTCCCTCctgtcctcttcttctcccGCCTCGACAGGTTCTTCAGTCAGATCCCAGTGATCAACGATGACCTGCCCTTTAAGATTTTGTCTGGGTCCGTCCTCATCAAACCAAATTTGAAGGAGATCTGCGGCTCCACCGTGGTGTTTGAGGATGGCAGCGCTGTAGAAAATGTTAGAGAACTGTACCTACATCAGCTCATGTGCTATGAATATGCAAGTTATTTGCAAGTTATCTTCAAGAACAATTTAACCTCTTATGTGTCCTCTATCGCAGGTGGATTTGATTGTGTTCGCCACTGGATACAACTATGATTTCCCCTACTTGCCAGAGAAGGCTCTGTACAGATCCGGGCACCGTGTGGGTCTCTACAAGCATGTTTTCCCTCCAAACCTGGAGCATCCTACTCTGGCAGTGGTGGGTTTTATCCATTCTGATGGATCCATCATGCCTCAGGCTGAAATGCAGGCTCGCTTTGTCACCCGCGTCTTCAAAGGTGAGGCTTGCAATTTCAAAAACCTGGCAAATGAATAgtttacagtaaataacattgtaCAGTATGTCTCAGCCTGTTAATGTccgtgttttgtcttttttttttctgttcaggaCACACAAAGCTGCCCTCAAACCAGGCCATGATCAAGGCTGTGGAGAAGGACACGAGGAGCATTGAGAAAAAGTACGAAAACCATGATTTAACAAATTATAACCAACTAATAGTCAGTTCAGTGGCCTTCACTTAGGCAAGTGTCAATGATTTTCAAGGTATCTTTAATGTTAG
Coding sequences within:
- the LOC125009710 gene encoding flavin-containing monooxygenase 5-like; translated protein: MVQRVAVIGAGPCGLTSMKACLDEGMVPTCFESSDDIGGLWKFKEVSEPNRASIYRSLTINIWKEMMCYSDFLIPADYPNYMHHSKILKYFRMYCDHFKLLQHIRFQTSVKSVKQRPDFSRTGQWDVITETRDGQEERHVFDAVICCSGHFNYPNLPLKDFPGIETFEGKYFHSWDYKGPEDMHGKRVVVIGIGNSGGDIAVEGSRVAEQVYLSTRSGAWVIRQVSDNGLPVDKFNTRFVHIMFKLLPWCLLNWLGEKQVNSMYDHTMYGLKPKHRFFSQIPVINDDLPFKILSGSVLIKPNLKEICGSTVVFEDGSAVENVDLIVFATGYNYDFPYLPEKALYRSGHRVGLYKHVFPPNLEHPTLAVVGFIHSDGSIMPQAEMQARFVTRVFKGHTKLPSNQAMIKAVEKDTRSIEKNYVVSKLTPLHVDFVEYMDDLAKDIGVRPNLLWLFFTDFPLFKRIMWGPVTAYQYRLQGPGKWEGARKAIFTQFDRMYQPLKTRKLDVQQDSSTGLLIKLSLTVMAGGAALYYVHVRNPTTIPTLLSKLRPQTLLSFSEKIL